Below is a genomic region from Rhodococcus sp. WMMA185.
TCGTGTCCGAATTCGAATCCATGTACGGCGACTTCCTGCGCGACGTGTCTGGGTGGATCAGAGAAGGACGATTCGCCTATCGCGAGGACTTTGTCGACGGAATCGAAAATGCGCCAACGGCTTTCATAGGCCTGCTGGAGGGCAAGAACTTCGGCAAGATGCTGGTGCGGGTCGCCGAGGAGAGCTGACACCGGACATAGCGTTGCACGCGACCGGTCGACGCGGGTATGCCCCGCCCGGGCATTGAACGTCTCGAACATCCGGACCGCAGGGTCGGTTTGCGTTATGCGAGATGGGTGGCGGTCATTTTTCTCAGCGCGTCGACCTATCCGAATACGCGAGACCGCTGTATCTTTGTGTTCCCACAATGTGATGGTCCCGCAATATCGACGGTGCCGGGATTCGTAGCGGGGTGTGGATCAGGGGCGCGTTTTCCGACGTCGGAGTTCCTCGTATGCGTAGCCTTCGGCGGCTCGAATTGGCGCTGGGAACTGTTAGTTGCCATACAGCGAAAGGGGATCGTCTGTGGCCGATCACAATTCGGGGTACGGATCAGCAATAAGGGTGGCAGGTCGGCCGGCGTCTCAGCCGTTGCGGAACTACGGTTCCCTCGCAAGGCACCTGGTTTCTTCGTACGCATCCGAGATCGCATCGCCAGGATCTGTCGAGGTTCCGGGGCCGGGGAAGGAGTCAGAGAGCGACGTCAACGAGGTGACGACGCACTGCCTTCAACTCGGAATCAAGATGCTCGACACCCGTACCGAGATTCGCGACGACGAGTTGGATCCGTTGCGGACCATCGCAGCTCAATGGGCACGGGAGGGGGTGCCCCTGAAATCGGTGCTGCGCGTCTACCACGAGGGAATCCGTATGGGTTGGGACCTGGTGGTGTCGAAGGCGAAGGCGGAGGATCTCGCAGATGTCGTGGCGGGTTCGATTCTGCTGTTGAGTCTGGTCGAGAGCGTGACAGTTGCAGCCACATCCAGCTACATGGCCGAGGTCGAAGCGCTGACGAGTGACCGGAACTCGGCTGCGCAGAATATGGTCACCACGCTGCTCAATGGCCGCAACCCGGTCTCGCTGGCGCGCCAGTCCGGTATCGAACTGGTGGAGAACTATGCGGTGATGGCGCTGTCGGTGCCTCTGGATCGTGAGGATGCGACCTCCCAGATGCACGAATCGGTGGCGGTGCGCCGCCGGACACGCCGGATGCAGGCTGCGGTCTCGGATGCGTGCGGTGGCGCCCCGCTTGCATTGATGGGGGCGGAGGGCGGGACCGTCCTTCTCGACGGGCGGCTATCGGACGATGAACTACGCAACGTCGTGCGCAGGATTGCCGAAGCCGCCGAGTCGGATGTGGTAGCCGCGGTGGCCCCGGCTCGGATCGATCGCATACCGTCGGCAGCAGACGAGGTGCAAGAACTCCTCACCCTGGCGCGGCATTTGGCCAAGCCACCTGGCCTGTATCGGATGGAAGATCTTGCGCTCGAATACCAGATCACCCGGGAGGGTTCGGGAAGAAAGCATTTGGCGAGCCTGCTCGCTCCCCTCGACGGCTCGCCAGAACTCGTCGAGACCCTCGAGGCGCATATCGGCAACGACCTGAATCGCCAGCGAACGTCCAGGCAACTGCATGTTCACGCGAACACGGTCGACTATCGGCTCAAGCGGGTGGCGCAACTGACCGGGTTCGATCCGACACGACCATCTGGCCTGCGGCAACTCCAGGCTGCGCTGACGGCCCGGCGACTCGAGCGAGCGCGACACCGCCACCAGATGTAGCTTCGAGCGCGTCTCTGCCTTCGCGACACCGAGCAATCGTTGCAAGCGATGCGAAACTCGTTCCGACACAGCAAGAAACGTTGTTTCGCTATCGAAATGATTCTGTTGCCGATGTCCGTCCGTTGTGGCGTTGCATGTATTCGCCCCGTCGGATCGGTCCTCCCGCGGCACTAGCCAATCATCAGGCGTTCGTGCTTTGGTGGAAGGTGAGGTGGAACCCGTCGGAGGAGCGAGGTCATGTCCATGTCATTCAGAGGTGTCGCCAATCTCGATATTCGTGATTCGATTCCGGACTGGGGGCCGTACGAGCAGCCGAAGGCCGCACCAGGTTCGCCGAACATTCTCTACATCGTGCTCGACGACGTGGGTTTCGGTGCACTCAGTTGCTACGGCGGACCGATCGAGACCCCCAACATCGATCGGATCGCCTCGAATGGATTGCGCTACGGGCAGTGGCACACTACGGCGCTGTGCTCACCGACCCGATCCTGCCTGCTCACCGGCCGAAACCACACGACCAACGGCATGGGCTGCATCAGCGAGGCCTCCACGGGTTTCCCCGGCTCGAACGGGCACGTCCCACCCGAATGTGCCACACTCGCCGAGATCCTGGTGGATCACGGATTCAGCACGGCGATGGTCGGCAAGTGGCATCTGTGCGCCCAGGACGAGATGAATCTTGCCTCGAGCAAGCGTAATTGGCCGGTCGGGCGCGGCTTCGAGCGTTTCTACGGCTTTCTCGGTGGGGAGACCAATCAGTGGTACCCCGACCTCATTCACGACAACCACCCCGTGGAGCAGCCCTCGACTCCGGAGGAGGGCTATCACTTCGGCGTCGACATCACAGACAAGGCCCTCGAATACCTCGGGGACGTGAAAGCTATTGCCCCGAACCGTCCGGTGTTTCTGTACTACTCTCCGGGGTGCGCGCACGCCCCACATCAGGTGCCCAGCGAATGGTCGGACCGGTACCGGGGCAAGTTCGACGAGGGCTATGAGGTGATGCGCGAGCAGATCCTGGCCAGGCAGAAGGAAATGGGCCTGGTCCCCGAGAACACCGAGCTACCCCCGCTCAACCCGATCGGAACATTCGACACCCGCAGCGGCCCGGATGGTCAGCCCTTCCCGCCACTGGATTTCACCCGACCCTGGGACACTCTCTCCGAGGACGAGAAACGCCTCTTCGCGCGTATGGCCGAGGTGTACGCGGGATTCCTCTCGCACTGCGACGACCAAATCGGTCGCCTCCTGTCCTATCTCGAAGACATCGAGCAACTCGACAACACCATCATCGTCGTCGTCGCCGACAACGGCGCCAGTGGCGAGGGCGGGCCGAACGGTTCGGTCAATGAGAACAAGATGTTCAACGGTGTCCCAGACGACCTCGAGGAAAATCTCTCGCAGTTGGACGAACTGGGCAGTACAACGACGTACAACCACTATCCGAACGGGTGGGCGATGGCCTTTTGCACCCCCTTCAAGTTGTGGAAGCGATACACATTCAACGGCGGCACCTGTGATCCGTGTGTCATCTCCTGGCCCGCCGGCATCGAGGCCCGGGGTGAGACCCGCGACCAGTACCACCATGCCGTAGACCTGGTTCCGACTCTTCTCGACTGCCTCGGCATCGAACTTCCGGAGACGGTGAAGGGCTACACCCAGCGTCCGTTGCAGGGCGTGAGCATGCGTTACAGCTTCGACGCAGCCACCATCCCGACGGCCAAGCACACGCAGTTCTACTCGATGCTCGGGAGCAGGGGTATCTGGCACGAGGGCTGGAAGGCCGTCACCACTCACCCCACGCTCAGCGGGTGGAGTAACTTCTCCGACGACGAATGGGAGCTCTACCACACCGATGTCGACCGCGCCGAACTGCACAACCTCGCTGCCGAGGAACCCGGCAAGCTGGCAGAGCTCGTCGGACTGTGGTTTCACGAGGCCGGCGCGAACCAGGCATTCCCGCTCGACGACCGCGCGCCGGTCGAGATTCTCACCGCGCCTCGCCCGCAGCAGGTGGCTCCGCGGAATCGCTATGTCTACCGTCCGGGCGGCGCACCGGTTCCGGAATCTGTTGCGGTCAGCGTCCGTAACCGTGCCTACTCGATCGGTGCGCTCGTCGATGTTCCCGGACGCAGTGCACTCGATTACCTTCTCGAAGAGGGTCCATCCGGGGTTCTGTTCGCGCAGGGGGGACGGTTCGGGGGGCATACGCTCTACGTCAAGGACGACCGACTGCACTACGTCTACAACTTTCTGGGCATCGAGCAGCAGACGATCATCGCAACAGAGGATTTGCCGACCGGCCAAAACCTCATACTGGCGGCATCATTCGACAAGGAGGGCGAGGATCCGCCGGGTACCGCGCGTGGGACCCTGGCACTCTATTACGGTGACCGCAAGGTCGGCGAGGGCGTGATCAGGACCCAGCCCGGTCCGTTCGGTCTTGCCGGTGCCGGACTCACGGTAGGCCGTGGCGGCGCCGACGCTGTCACTGATGACTACCCCGGCGACGCGCCTTGGACGTTCATCGGCGGCCATCTGAAACGAGTGGTCATCGACGTCAGTGGCGAACCATTTGTCGACCTCGAACGTGAAGCGGTTGCTATGCTCTCGCGTGAGTAGCGGTTCCGGTATCGAGGCATTGTCGTAAACGACCGCGCCCGGCCGCCGCTATCGCGCGGGGAGGGGGTGAGCCGTGACGGGCGACGCGGGCGAGGTGCAATTCCGCCAGTTGACGACCCCCCGGTCTGCTGCGGTCGCCGGCATTCTCTTCGCTGTACTGTTCGCGACCAGCTTGATCTTGTTGCGCATAGCGCTGCCCGAAGACCCGCAGGCCGAGCCGACCTGGGCGGGAGACGATGTATCGAGAATTAGCGCCGCGCTGGTGATCGCTCCCTTTGCGGGAATAGCGTTCCTGTGGTTCATCGGAGTCGTGCGCGACCGTTTCGGGCAACTCGAGGACCGATTCTTCTCGACAGTGTTCCTGGGCAGCGGACTGCTGTTCCTTGCCAGCGTATTCGTCTCGATGGCGGTCGCCGGCGGAGTCTTGGCGATCGGTCGGCACTCGGATATTCCCCAGGACATGATCGTGCAGTTCGGCCGGGAGGTGATGCTGCAGATCAACAATGTCTACGCGGTACGTATGGCCGGGGTGTTTATGATTTCGCTGGGAACGATCTGGCTTCGTACTGGACTGATGCCCCGGTGGCTCGCGGTGACAACGTATGTCGTCGCATTGACGTTGCTGCTGGTCGTGAGTCTGAGCCTGTGGGTGACGCTGGTGTTTCCTGCCTGGGTGTTGCTGATCAGCATCTACATCTTGGCCGTTCGCCGGCGGGAATGGCGACTACAAGGCTGACGGGACGTGGGCGACCGGATTTGCTCATCAGGTGTCTGAGGGAAAGGTCTTCGCATCGACATCCTCCCGGATAGGAACTCTCACCATGGATACAGTCAGATTCTTCGAAGTGGCGACACAATCGTTCGAAGTACTCGGTGTTGCGTCGATGGTTCTGGGTTTCGTGTTTGCGTTCGTCCTCGCCGGTCGCGCCTGGAAGCGCACGAGTGATGGTGCTCAGGCATTCAAGACTCTGCGCGAGTCTCTGGGGGGAGCGATTCTGCTCGGGCTCGAACTGCTTGTGGCGGCCGACATCGTCAAGACCGTCACGTCTACCCCTTCGCTGACGGATGCGGCTGTCCTGGGCGTGATCGTGCTGATCCGGACCGTGCTGAGCCTGTCCATCCAGATCGAGATCGAGGGCGTTGCACCGTGGAAGAAGGCATTGGTCACCGGGCCGCAGGTGCTCGCTCGCGCGGCCCGGAAACCACTCCCGCCTGAGCCGAATCCGGGCCGCTGAGATTCAACGGCCCAGATCGGAGAGGAGGTCACATCGGAGAAGCGGTCACACAGTTGCGGGTGAGCGGCGCAGGCGCCTGTTCAAGAATCCCAATGCTGAAATGATCACGAACAGGACCGTTGTGGCGAACAACTGTGCTCGGGCATCGGAGTCGGTGAGCATGATTACGACGAAACCGCCGAGCATCGCGAGCGTCAAGTAGCTGAGCCAGGGGAACAGCCACATTCGCAGGTGCAGCTTCCCCTCTCGCTCGAGGCGGGGACGAAGCCGTAGGTGCGAGACGATGATGAAGACCCAGATGAACAGAAGTGCGGAGCCGACGGCGTTCAGAAGGATCGTCAGAAGCTGGTCGGGCAGCCACCAATTGAGGAACACGCTGACCAACCCGAAGAACACCGACAGCAACACCGCGTACAGCGGTACCCCGGCCTTCGAGATGTGAGTCATGAATGCCGGGCCGTCGCCCCGGCGGGACAACGAGTACGCCATCCGGGACGTGCCGTAGACCTGGGCGTTGAACGCCGAAAGCAGCGCGATCACGACGACCAGTTCCATGAACCCGGCCACGTACGGCAGGTGTGCCTGGTTGAGGACGGCGACGAACGGCCCGCTTCCCTCGTCCGCGGTGGCCCACGGGAGGACCAGGACCATGATCGAGATCGAGCCGACGTAGAACACGCTGATACGCCACACGACGCTGCGCACGGCAAATCCGATAGAGCGCTCGGGATCTTTGGACTCGGCGGCCGCGATGGTCACGATCTCGATGCCGCCGAAGGCGAATGCCACCACCAGCAGTCCAGCGGCGATGCCGGCGAAGCCTTCGGGAATGAACCCGCCGTTGCCGAGAAGATTCGTTGTACCGACCGGCTCGGTATCCGGGAGCAGCCCGAACACCAGCAACACACCGATCACCAGGAACCCGACGATCACGGCGACTTTGATTGCGGCGAACCAAAACTCGAACTCACCGAAGTTGCTGACCTTCGCCAGATTGATCACGGCGAAGAGGACCACGAAGACAAGTGCGACGGTCCACTGCGGTACATCGGGTAGCCACCCGGTCACGATGGCCGAGGCGCCGGTGATCTCGGCGCCGAGCACCATGATCAGCATGAACCAGTACAGCCAGCCCATGACGAATCCGGCCCAGTCGCCGATGCCGATACGCGCGTAGTGCGAGAAGGATCCACTGGCGGGGACCGCACTTCCCATCTCGCCGAGCATTCGCATCACGAAGACGACAATGATGCCTGCGAGAACATAGGAGATGAGGATTGCAGGCCCTGCGGCGGCGATACCGACACCCGACCCCAGGAACAGCCCGGCGCCGATAGCGGACCCGAGGCCCATCATCGTGAGATGTCGGACCTTCAGTCCGCTGCCCAGTCTGTCGTTCGACTCGGTCGGGGTCTCTGACATTCGTGTAGCGCCTACGGGATCGGGTGCGGTGTCCATGATGTCAGTCGTTCGCGTGCAGAACGGTATTGAGCTTCACTCCAGTTCCTTTCCTCGGAACGACCTCGACTGTGCCCGATACCGAGTTGCGGCGCAAGAGCAAATTCGATTGTCCGTTGAGTTCCTTGGCCTTGACCACGGTGCCGTCCGGACCGGTCACCTTGGTGCCTGCGGTCACGTACAAGCCGGCCTCGAGGACGCAGTCGTCGCCCAGCGAAATGCCGAGACCGGAATTGGCGCCAAGGAGGCAGCGCTTGCCGACGGAGATCGTCTCCTTGCCGCCACCGGAAAGGGTGCCCATGATCGAGGCGCCGCCGCCCACGTCGGACCCGTCGTCCACGACGACGCCCGCGGAGATACGGCCCTCGACCATGGAGGTGCCGAGGGTGCCGGCGTTGAAGTTGACGAAGCCCTCGTGCATCACCGTGGTGCCGCTGGCGAGGTGGGCGCCGAGGCGCACGCGGTCCGCGTCGGCGATACGGACGCCGGACGGCACGACATAGTCGACCATCCGAGGGAACTTGTCGACGCTGAGCACGGTAACCGCGCCGCGGATACGGAGGCGCGAACGTACCCTCTCGAAACCTTCCACCGCACACGGCCCGAAGTTGGTCCACACGACGTTGGGCAACAGGCCGAAGAGTCCGTCGAGGTTGATGGAATGTGGGGTCACGAGTCGGTGCGAGAGCAGATGCAGGCGCAGGTATGCGTCGTGGACATCGACCGGTGGTTGAGAAAGGTCGGTGATGGTGGTGCGAACGGCGACCTGTTCCACCTCACGCGCCTCATCGGGCCCGGCGAGCAGTGCCAGATCCGAGGGAATGTCACCACCCTCGATCCGGACGGTGCCGACGCCGTCGAAGCTGCCCAACTCCGGCGCCGGGAACCAGGTGTCGAGGACCGTGCCGTCGACGGTCACATTGGCGATGCCTACTGCGGATGCTCCCTGTGTGCTCACGACAAGACAGGCTACTGTGTCACCAGGATTTGCCGTTTCCGGCGGTCGTCGGTGCGTGGCCCATGAGACTCCTGGGGGCTCGAGGCAGGGTGCGTGACGATGTGCGTCGCACCAACACATGGGGAAGGGGCGGGAGGATGCGAATTCCGCAATTCGGTCGATTCACCGATCACGAACTTCCGTTCGGTGCCACCGATGAGTGACCTGAACCTGCGGGCCGATCCCGTTGAGCTTACGGCTGCGCTGGTGGATATCCCGAGTGTCTCGCGCGACGAGTCGGCGATCGCCGATGCTGTCGAGTCCGCGCTGCGGGAGCAGACCACCGGTTTCGAGATCATTCGCAACGGCAATGCTGTGCTTGCTCGAACCGACCGAGGAATGCCGAGCCGGGTGATACTGGCCGGGCATCTCGACACGGTTCCGATCGCCGACAACGTGCCCTCCCGCCGTGAGGGCGGCATCCTGCACGGCTGCGGGACGGTCGATATGAAGTCGGGTGACGCGGTGTTCCTTCATCTCGCGGCCACCGTCGAGAACCCTGCACATGACCTGACGCTGGTGTTCTACGACTGTGAGGAGATCGCCGCCGTCCACAACGGGCTCGGAAGAATTGAACGTGAGAACCCTGAGTGGCTCAGTGCCGACGTCGCGATCCTAGGGGAACCGACGGACGGATTCATCGAGGCGGGTTGCCAGGGCACCCTGCGTGTCACGCTGACCGCGCGAGGCACCCGTGCGCATTCCGCAAGGTCTTGGCTGGGCGACAACGCTGTGCACCGATTGGCTCCGGTTTTGCAGCGGCTGTCCGAATACACGGCACGCTCGGTGGATATCGACGGCTGCGTGTACCGCGAAGGCCTTTCCGCGGTCCGGATCTCTGGAGGCGTCGCCGGCAACGTCGTTCCGGATGAGGCGGAGATGGATGTCAACTTCCGCTTCGCGCCCGACCGCAGCGCTGAGCAGGCCGTCGATCATGTGCGGGACGTCTTCGCCGGGCTCGACTTGGGTTTCGAGGTGACGGACCTTTCGCCGGGCGCTATGCCCGGTTTGAGCGATCCGGCCGCGGCGGCGTTGATCGACGCAGCGGGCGGACAGTTCCGGGCGAAGTACGGGTGGACGGACGTCTCGCGGTTCTCGGCTCTCGGTATAGCAGCCGTCAATTACGGCCCCGGGGATCCGAACCTGGCGCACAAGCGCGATGAGCGCGTCCCCGTCGCGCAGATCGCCGACGTGACGACGGTTCTGCGTTCCTACCTGACCACGCCTTCACAACCCCTGTGACCCGATAACCTGGGGTAATGGTATCGGAGAAGAAGTCCGACGAACGGAAGTCTTCATCTGTGAAGCACCGGGGTCCGGTGCAGCTGAGGCGTGCGCGCAAGGACGAGGCCGGTACCACCGACGAACGGTTGCTCGACCAGCGTGATCCAACCGACTGGGTGCACACGGACCCCTGGCGTGTTCTGCGAATCCAGAGCGAGTTCATCGAAGGATTCGGTGCACTCGCGGAGGTCCCGCGGGCGGTCGCGGTCTTCGGTTCCGCACGCACTCCGGTCGACCACCCGGATTACGCAGCGGGCAGGGCGCTCGGCGCGAGCCTGGCCGAGGCCGGGTTCGCCGTCATCACCGGGGGTGGGCCTGGAATCATGGAGGCCGCCAACCGCGGCGCGAGCGAATCCGGTGGCTACTCCATCGGCCTTGGCATCGAATTGCCGTTCGAGGAGCGCCTCAACGATTGGGTCGACCTCGGCATCCATTTCCGGTACTTCTTCGCCCGCAAGACGATGTTCGTGAAGTATTCGCAGGCGTTTGTCTGCCTACCTGGCGGGTTCGGAACACTCGACGAATTGTTCGAGGCCCTGACGCTGGTGCAGACGCGCAAGGTCACCCGATTTCCGATCATTTTGATCGGCGGGCAATACTGGGCTCCGCTCCTCGACTGGATTCGAGACACCCTCGAGTTCAGTGGCAACATCTCTCGAGAGGACGTCGATCTGCTTCACGTCACAGACGATGTCGAAGAAGCTGTTCAGATCGTCGTCAAAGCCCAGCAGGGCATCGACGAAGCCATACTGACGGGCACGGAGGAGAAGTGGTGAATTCGGAAGATGCATCGCAGCAACCATTTTCGGTGTGTGTTTATTGTGCGTCCGGACCGGTGGACAAGTGGTTTCTGGAACTGGCAGGCGAGGTAGGAACCGAGATAGGTAGGCGCGGTTGGCAACTGGTTTCCGGCGGCGGCAACATCTCGATGATGGGAGCGGTGGCCCGGGCCGCTCGCGCGACGGGTGCGCGGACTGTTGGCGTCATCCCGAAGGTTCTGGTGCACTTGGAGATCGCCGATGTCGAAGCCGACGAACTGGTGGTCACGGACACCTTGCGCGAGCGTGAGCAGATCATGGAGGACAGGGCCGACGCGTTCATTGCGCTCCCCGGGGGTATCGGCACCCTCGAAGAAGTCTTCGAGACTTGGACCGCAGGGTATCTGGGGATACACAAGAAGCCCGTCGTCCTCCTCGATCCGCAGGGGCACTACGACGGCCTGCTGAACTGGCTCGAAGAAATCCAGGGCAGAGGGTTCGTGTCGCAGCGAGCGCTCGACAGGCTGCTCATCCGGACTGACGTCGAGTCCGCGCTCGACGCCTGTATGCCTTGAGGCACGCGGGGCCGGATCGTGGCGTCTCGCACTGCCGTGCAGTAGGGTGACCTGACTCATACAGTGGTTCTTCAGGGGGATGTCATGCGTTCCGAAGCACGTTCGACGATCAGCTTGGTCGACATCGCCCGGCGGTTGCCGGCCATGATTCCAGAACTGCCCAGCATGGCGAAGGGGGTCCGAGGACTGATCCGCACTCCGGAGGCGAGGGAATCGATCGGCCTCGTCTTCCAGAACGTGGCCGCCGCGCATCCGCGACGCACGTTCTTGAGATTCGAAGGCAAGTCGCTGAGCTACCGGGCCGCCAACGTTCGCGTGAACCGCTACGCGCACGTGCTTGCCGATCTCGGTGTGTCGCGGGGGGATGTCGTCGGGATCCTGGGCAAGAACTCACCCGAGACACTGCTCATCGCCCTCGCTGCGGTCAAACTCGGAGCGGCTGCGGGCATGCTGAATCACAACCAACGCGGAGACGTGCTTGCGCACAGTATTTCGCTGCTCGACAGCAAGGTGCTCGTGGTGTCCGAGGAATGTGGTGAGGCGATGGACTCGCTCGATACTCCTCTCGACTCGCCCCCGGTGCGGTACTACCAAGATCTGGAGCAACTCGCGCAGACTGCCCAGACCGACAACCCCGAGGTGTGCGAGCAGATCCAGGCCCGGGAGAGCGCTTTCTACATTTTCACCTCCGGCACCACGGGATTACCCAAGGCCAGCAGGATGAGTCACTACCGGTGGCTCAAGAGCATGGCCGGACTCGGCGGCATGGGCGTCCGGTTGCGGTCGGGCGACGCCCTCTACTGCTGCCTGCCGCTCTATCACAACAACGCACTGACGGTGTCATTGTCAGCTGTGCTGGGAGCGGGTGCGACATTCGCTCTGGGCAAGCAGTTTTCGGCGTCCAAGTTCTGGGAGGACGTGGAACGGAACCAGGCGACCGCATTCACCTATATCGGTGAGTTGTGCCGCTACCTGTTGAATCAGCCTGAGAGCCCCCACGATCGCGAGAATTCGGTACGGGTGATGGTCGGGAACGGGCTCCGTCCGGAGATTTGGTCCGAGTTCACCACCCGTTTCGGGATCTCCCGGGTGGCCGAGTTCTACGGCGCCAGTGAATGCAACATCGCGTTCGTCAATGCCCTCAACGTCGACAAGACGGCAGGGCTTTGCCCTCTGCCGCACGCGGTGGTCGAATACGACGAGGAGGACGGTTCGCCCAGGCGATATTCCGACGGCAGGCTTCGGAAGGTACGAACCGGTGAGGTCGGGTTGCTGCTGTCGAAGGTGACCGACCGCACGCCGTTCGACGGGTACACCGATGCCGAGGCCACCGACAAGAAGCTCGTCCGCGACGCCTTCGAGGACGGTGACTGCTGGTTCGACACAGG
It encodes:
- a CDS encoding long-chain-acyl-CoA synthetase, whose product is MRSEARSTISLVDIARRLPAMIPELPSMAKGVRGLIRTPEARESIGLVFQNVAAAHPRRTFLRFEGKSLSYRAANVRVNRYAHVLADLGVSRGDVVGILGKNSPETLLIALAAVKLGAAAGMLNHNQRGDVLAHSISLLDSKVLVVSEECGEAMDSLDTPLDSPPVRYYQDLEQLAQTAQTDNPEVCEQIQARESAFYIFTSGTTGLPKASRMSHYRWLKSMAGLGGMGVRLRSGDALYCCLPLYHNNALTVSLSAVLGAGATFALGKQFSASKFWEDVERNQATAFTYIGELCRYLLNQPESPHDRENSVRVMVGNGLRPEIWSEFTTRFGISRVAEFYGASECNIAFVNALNVDKTAGLCPLPHAVVEYDEEDGSPRRYSDGRLRKVRTGEVGLLLSKVTDRTPFDGYTDAEATDKKLVRDAFEDGDCWFDTGDLVRRQGWSHVAFVDRLGDTFRWKGENVATTEVEGALLAHPAVEDAVVYGVEIPGADGRAGMAAVKLHADEAFDGVDVAALLFHRLPSYAVPLFVRIVASLEKTSTFKSLKVELRKEGYDVENVETLHVLSGRAEGYRQSYEGYVEEVAKGSLPKG